One window of Nostoc sp. C052 genomic DNA carries:
- a CDS encoding NAD(P)/FAD-dependent oxidoreductase: MQNTDIIVIGSGIGGLSCAALLARYGFNVIVCESHSTPGGAAHSFERNGFKFDSGPSLYSGLSYSPSANPLRQVLDAIGSELPCVTYDTWGCCLPEGDFDTSVGAEQFCEVLMKFRGHNAVTEWQKLQRVMEPFASAAISIPPAALRFDLGAARTVAPFAPSLIKHLTDIIKLTGPFSRIMNDVVKDPFTRNWLNLLCFLLSGLPADGTSAAEVAFMFADWYRPDAVLEYPIGGSGALVDTLVQGLERHGGKLRLGAHVEQVLVEGDRAVGVRLRDRQEIRASRAVISNASVWDTLKLLPEKAIPKQYRTKRQATPECDSFMHLHLGIDAQGLQSNLRCHYIVVNNWELGVSAPQNVVVISIPSILDPSLAPPGKHVIHVYTPGNEPYSIWQGMDRSKEEYAEQKRSRAEVMWQALQRIIPDIRSRCEVTLIGTPLTHERFLRRHQGSYGPAIKAGSGMFPGPGTPLAGLICCGDSTFPGIGLPAVAASGMIAANTLTSVNKHLAMLQDIKCI, from the coding sequence ATGCAGAACACAGATATAATTGTCATTGGTAGTGGTATTGGCGGTTTAAGTTGTGCTGCTCTTTTGGCACGGTATGGCTTTAATGTAATAGTCTGCGAAAGCCACTCTACTCCTGGTGGTGCCGCCCACAGTTTTGAGCGCAACGGTTTCAAATTTGACTCTGGCCCTTCCCTCTATTCTGGACTTTCTTACAGCCCCTCTGCCAACCCTTTGCGACAAGTACTAGATGCCATTGGTTCTGAACTCCCATGCGTAACCTACGATACTTGGGGTTGTTGTCTACCAGAAGGTGATTTTGACACCTCAGTTGGTGCCGAACAATTTTGTGAAGTACTGATGAAATTCCGTGGTCATAATGCCGTAACTGAATGGCAGAAACTCCAGCGCGTTATGGAACCATTCGCTAGTGCAGCAATTTCCATACCACCAGCGGCATTACGCTTTGATCTTGGTGCAGCTAGAACTGTAGCCCCCTTTGCCCCATCTTTGATAAAACATCTAACAGATATCATCAAGTTGACGGGCCCCTTCAGCCGGATTATGAATGATGTTGTTAAAGACCCATTTACTCGAAACTGGCTGAATTTGCTGTGTTTTCTGCTTTCTGGACTGCCCGCAGATGGTACTAGTGCCGCAGAGGTAGCATTTATGTTTGCTGATTGGTATCGACCAGATGCAGTACTGGAATATCCCATTGGTGGTAGTGGTGCTTTAGTTGACACCCTTGTACAAGGGCTAGAGCGTCACGGAGGGAAGCTGAGATTGGGCGCTCATGTGGAGCAAGTGCTAGTAGAAGGCGATCGCGCCGTAGGTGTGCGTCTGCGCGATCGCCAAGAAATTCGGGCAAGTAGGGCAGTAATTTCTAATGCTTCGGTTTGGGACACACTGAAGCTACTACCAGAAAAGGCAATACCCAAACAGTACCGCACAAAACGACAAGCAACGCCTGAGTGTGATAGCTTTATGCATCTACATCTAGGCATTGATGCTCAAGGATTACAGTCAAATTTGCGGTGTCATTACATCGTCGTTAATAACTGGGAATTGGGCGTAAGCGCACCTCAGAATGTTGTAGTCATATCAATTCCTTCAATTCTCGATCCATCTCTAGCACCACCAGGTAAACACGTGATTCATGTGTATACTCCTGGTAATGAGCCATACTCTATCTGGCAGGGAATGGATAGAAGCAAGGAAGAATATGCCGAACAAAAGCGATCGCGTGCAGAAGTAATGTGGCAAGCGCTACAGCGGATCATTCCAGATATTCGCTCTCGTTGCGAAGTCACACTTATTGGTACACCTCTAACTCACGAACGTTTTCTGCGCCGTCATCAAGGTTCCTACGGCCCAGCAATTAAGGCTGGATCTGGTATGTTTCCTGGCCCTGGCACACCTCTAGCAGGACTGATATGCTGTGGAGACTCGACATTTCCCGGTATTGGTTTACCAGCAGTCGCCGCCAGTGGTATGATTGCTGCCAATACCCTTACATCTGTTAATAAGCATTTAGCTATGCTTCAGGATATCAAGTGTATTTAA
- a CDS encoding CHASE2 domain-containing protein, translated as MWRKSRQIKFLSLGIGCGVFYNFIFSQIPLVQKLELQLQDTLLRLHHPKSPPQEIILVKIQRKDLANQKLSLGRVFYADLVKHLLEAGASVVVLNLRDDWREPPEFEYPIKITEPINRPLKNLVQNHSDQIVLVTRTNSISNYGKQKLLIYNHLIPFDGEQLRPLIPPETIQGFFEYEPEAEFPINLSSTSRRSHLVSQFFLSEEINQVQTFKSAALLALEKFEQQQQKGSLSSRFAKIPTQVEINFWGKAGTFPSLELTSICQPSKEKRCLVVSGSQLSQKVRHKVVFIGFVEGNNIHTMAMLSPKGDSMAGVEIQANLMASLMTDSFLQISPQWVELIIVILGAVFISASVYSYQNLRLLGLVSAIFGGYFGLCLILFKYKWILSIILPLLVWTATGMSVFIYLIWVRQKEVITLQNYQISQLKAAEQEAILSRTRKILHRTASDIHDGALQDLKLVMDKIELESHLDVDSIVDKLAALGQEIRDKLHNIRSVAEKMEVTPALRQGLDVGIRATLQDLVDSGKLTLTVITEIHPLQEPELNSVWIEQREEIYRFFREALNNVIQHAQPPHGTATQVCISLEQQGVRCILAIANNANNASTIKPTACERPKGGYGSKMMSAIASELPDGAWEMSALPDGQLQVTLSWRLP; from the coding sequence ATGTGGCGCAAAAGTCGGCAAATTAAATTTCTCAGCTTAGGAATTGGTTGCGGTGTATTTTACAATTTTATTTTCTCGCAAATTCCTTTAGTTCAGAAATTGGAGTTACAGCTTCAAGATACTTTGCTGAGATTGCACCACCCAAAATCCCCGCCTCAAGAAATTATTCTGGTGAAAATTCAACGAAAGGATTTAGCAAATCAAAAGCTATCTTTAGGGCGAGTTTTCTATGCAGATTTAGTTAAGCATCTTTTAGAAGCAGGTGCATCTGTGGTCGTTTTGAATCTTCGCGACGACTGGCGAGAACCACCAGAGTTTGAGTACCCAATCAAAATTACTGAGCCTATAAATAGACCTCTAAAAAATTTGGTGCAAAATCATAGCGATCAAATTGTTTTAGTGACGCGCACCAATTCAATCTCTAATTATGGGAAACAAAAGCTTTTAATCTACAATCATCTGATCCCTTTTGATGGTGAGCAACTTCGACCTTTAATTCCCCCTGAGACAATTCAGGGTTTTTTTGAATACGAGCCAGAAGCAGAATTTCCGATAAATTTAAGTAGCACTTCTCGACGCTCTCACCTAGTTAGTCAGTTCTTTCTATCGGAAGAAATAAATCAAGTTCAAACTTTTAAATCTGCTGCTCTTTTAGCTTTAGAAAAGTTTGAACAGCAACAGCAAAAAGGTTCTCTCTCATCACGATTTGCTAAAATTCCAACTCAGGTAGAGATTAACTTTTGGGGTAAGGCGGGAACTTTTCCTTCTCTAGAATTGACATCTATTTGTCAACCTAGTAAAGAAAAAAGATGTTTGGTTGTGTCTGGTAGCCAACTGTCTCAAAAAGTACGCCATAAGGTCGTTTTCATTGGTTTTGTAGAAGGGAACAACATACACACAATGGCCATGCTGTCGCCAAAAGGCGACAGCATGGCCGGCGTAGAAATTCAGGCCAACCTCATGGCCAGTTTGATGACAGATTCATTTTTACAAATTTCGCCGCAATGGGTGGAGTTGATAATCGTTATTTTAGGAGCGGTTTTTATTAGTGCTAGTGTTTATAGTTATCAAAATTTGCGTTTATTAGGGCTAGTTTCGGCAATATTTGGCGGTTACTTTGGACTATGTTTAATTCTATTTAAATATAAGTGGATATTATCAATTATTCTGCCTCTATTGGTGTGGACAGCAACAGGGATGTCTGTTTTTATATATTTGATTTGGGTACGACAAAAAGAGGTTATTACTCTCCAAAACTATCAAATTAGCCAACTAAAGGCGGCTGAACAAGAAGCGATTCTTTCCCGCACACGTAAAATTCTCCATCGCACTGCTTCTGATATCCACGATGGGGCTTTGCAAGATTTGAAGCTGGTGATGGACAAAATTGAATTGGAATCTCATTTAGATGTGGATTCAATTGTAGACAAGTTGGCAGCTTTAGGGCAGGAAATTAGGGATAAATTGCATAACATTCGTAGTGTAGCTGAAAAAATGGAGGTGACTCCAGCATTACGACAAGGGTTAGATGTCGGAATTAGGGCGACGCTGCAAGATTTAGTCGATTCTGGAAAGTTAACTTTAACAGTGATTACAGAAATTCATCCTCTCCAAGAACCAGAATTAAACAGTGTTTGGATTGAACAGCGAGAGGAAATTTACCGCTTTTTCCGCGAAGCACTGAATAATGTAATTCAACACGCCCAACCACCCCACGGTACTGCTACCCAAGTGTGTATTAGTTTAGAGCAACAGGGAGTCAGATGTATTTTAGCGATCGCCAACAATGCCAACAATGCCTCAACTATCAAACCTACTGCCTGTGAACGCCCAAAAGGTGGCTATGGCAGTAAGATGATGAGTGCGATCGCCTCTGAACTTCCAGATGGTGCATGGGAAATGTCAGCTTTGCCTGATGGACAATTGCAAGTCACATTGAGTTGGCGTTTACCCTAA
- a CDS encoding chloride channel protein: MLPKKPTATNQTQRWTFAQLFGLVKRNPLMISQWLILWVAVGTAGGLFAALYWNVLELLTHQLQRFEGFSLLIVMPLAGLVIGLVIHFLGNPGEIAVIVDNIHFRGGRLDSRKNPSMILASLISISAGGSAGPEAPLVQVTGSFGTWVADRLKLQGEDLRTISLAAMAAGFTALFGAPLGGAMFALEILHHEHIVEYYEALMPAIVSSCASYLVFAAITHLGIAPTWHFPQYHLEKIDDFAIAIIFGIIGAVVGWIFMGIFRGCDRLFARIPGPIYVRTTLAGFALGTLAVLLPLTRYFGHEELESVLTTNFGAVFLLTLALGKMAAISLTVTGGWRGGFIIPLFFTGACIGKAVVILIPGLNPALAMICTMAALNAAVTRTPISTTLLLSKLTNLSPFTPILFASLIGFFLAPKIPLISSQLKSQTEVTEL, translated from the coding sequence GTGTTACCAAAAAAGCCCACCGCTACCAATCAAACTCAACGCTGGACATTTGCCCAACTTTTTGGACTGGTAAAACGTAATCCCTTGATGATTTCGCAGTGGCTAATCCTCTGGGTAGCTGTGGGCACTGCTGGTGGTTTATTTGCTGCGTTGTACTGGAATGTTTTAGAACTTTTAACTCACCAGTTACAGCGATTTGAAGGTTTTAGCCTCCTGATCGTGATGCCACTAGCCGGCTTAGTTATCGGGCTGGTGATTCATTTCTTGGGAAATCCCGGTGAAATTGCTGTGATTGTTGATAATATCCATTTTCGCGGCGGACGCTTAGATTCTCGCAAAAATCCCTCAATGATTCTTGCTTCTCTAATCAGCATATCGGCAGGCGGCAGTGCTGGGCCAGAAGCACCACTAGTACAAGTAACAGGTTCTTTTGGTACTTGGGTTGCCGATCGCTTAAAACTTCAGGGTGAAGACCTCAGGACTATCAGTTTAGCAGCGATGGCGGCTGGCTTCACCGCTTTATTTGGCGCACCTCTTGGCGGTGCAATGTTCGCCCTGGAGATTTTACACCATGAGCATATTGTGGAATATTATGAAGCCTTGATGCCAGCCATTGTTTCAAGTTGCGCTAGTTATCTAGTATTTGCAGCAATTACACATTTGGGAATTGCACCCACTTGGCATTTTCCCCAATACCACCTAGAAAAGATCGATGATTTTGCGATCGCTATTATATTCGGAATCATTGGGGCGGTGGTGGGATGGATTTTTATGGGCATTTTTCGCGGCTGCGATCGCTTGTTTGCTCGAATTCCCGGCCCCATTTATGTACGCACAACATTAGCAGGATTTGCGCTTGGCACTTTAGCAGTTTTATTACCCCTAACCCGTTATTTTGGACATGAAGAATTAGAGTCAGTTCTCACTACTAACTTTGGTGCTGTTTTTCTCTTAACTCTTGCTCTTGGTAAAATGGCTGCCATTAGCTTAACGGTAACTGGTGGGTGGCGCGGTGGATTCATCATCCCCCTATTTTTCACTGGTGCTTGTATTGGTAAAGCAGTAGTAATCTTAATTCCAGGGCTTAATCCCGCTCTTGCCATGATTTGTACAATGGCGGCTCTGAATGCAGCCGTAACACGTACACCTATAAGTACGACTTTGCTACTGTCAAAGCTGACTAATTTAAGTCCTTTTACACCAATCCTTTTTGCCAGTTTAATTGGATTTTTTCTTGCGCCCAAAATTCCCCTGATTTCATCTCAACTGAAGTCCCAGACAGAAGTTACTGAATTGTAG
- a CDS encoding stage II sporulation protein M codes for MNIQRWIARREPNWQRLDALLKQIEKKGLKSLRAAEIRELASLYRSVAADLARARTQQIGNTLIQSLQSLTTRAYTQIYQGSRRQEWQAILKFYRWGLPSIVQKAFVYIGAATALFLLGALVAWWYSWQNPSFMPLIVPESLITKVRDEHKLWMGSIVGVEPLASSSIMINNLSVSFGAVAGGMTAGAYTAYLMIFNGLLIGAVGTLVGQNNLAYPFWAFVFPHGSLELPAIFFAGGAGFLLARAILFPGKYRRGDALKFYGSQAVQLVFGIVPMLILAGAIEGFFSPNPSIPEPIKYLAGIGLFILLVMYCNRKQT; via the coding sequence ATGAATATTCAACGTTGGATTGCACGACGAGAACCAAATTGGCAGCGTTTAGATGCCCTATTAAAGCAGATAGAAAAAAAAGGGTTAAAATCCTTACGAGCAGCAGAAATTAGAGAGTTAGCGAGTTTATATCGTTCAGTTGCGGCAGATTTGGCACGTGCCCGCACTCAGCAAATCGGCAATACTTTGATCCAAAGTTTACAATCTTTAACAACTCGTGCATATACGCAGATTTACCAAGGTTCCCGGCGACAGGAATGGCAGGCAATCCTAAAGTTTTACCGTTGGGGATTACCATCTATAGTCCAGAAAGCTTTTGTATACATTGGTGCGGCAACGGCGCTATTTTTACTAGGCGCACTAGTGGCTTGGTGGTATTCCTGGCAAAACCCCAGCTTTATGCCTTTGATTGTACCTGAAAGCTTGATTACCAAGGTGCGAGATGAGCATAAATTATGGATGGGTTCAATTGTTGGTGTTGAACCTCTGGCATCCAGCAGTATCATGATCAATAATCTATCGGTGTCTTTTGGGGCTGTTGCTGGTGGCATGACGGCTGGAGCATACACAGCCTATTTGATGATATTTAATGGTTTATTGATTGGTGCTGTTGGTACTTTAGTTGGTCAAAATAATCTAGCTTATCCTTTTTGGGCTTTTGTGTTTCCGCATGGTTCTTTGGAATTACCCGCGATCTTTTTTGCTGGGGGTGCGGGATTCTTATTAGCAAGAGCAATTTTGTTTCCTGGTAAATATCGCCGTGGGGATGCACTGAAATTCTACGGTTCTCAGGCGGTGCAGCTAGTATTTGGGATTGTACCAATGTTGATTCTTGCTGGTGCGATCGAAGGCTTTTTTTCACCTAATCCCAGCATACCTGAGCCGATTAAATATCTGGCAGGAATAGGATTATTTATACTTTTAGTAATGTATTGTAACCGCAAGCAAACATAA
- a CDS encoding DUF4168 domain-containing protein: MKKISDLFSRTSRKRILTQSFFFGAIATVGVISNAFSFSSKAYGQTPAPIVNNTEINSYAQAVLAMEPARQNAFEEIKKLIGNGEIPKIVCNDPNSINNLPKKAQDIAVNYCNHAQKIVEDNGLRFEQFNKITIELQNNTILKRQVYNTLLRLQQPSEPR, encoded by the coding sequence ATGAAGAAAATTTCCGATTTATTTTCTCGAACTAGCCGAAAGCGAATCCTTACACAATCATTCTTTTTTGGTGCGATCGCTACTGTGGGTGTGATTTCCAACGCTTTTTCATTCAGTTCAAAAGCTTATGGTCAAACTCCAGCACCAATCGTTAACAATACTGAAATTAACAGCTACGCTCAAGCCGTGCTAGCAATGGAACCGGCCCGTCAAAATGCCTTTGAAGAAATTAAAAAACTTATTGGCAATGGAGAAATTCCTAAAATTGTTTGTAACGATCCTAACAGCATAAATAATCTTCCAAAGAAGGCTCAAGATATCGCAGTAAATTACTGTAATCACGCTCAAAAAATTGTCGAAGATAATGGTTTAAGATTTGAACAGTTCAACAAAATTACTATAGAACTACAAAACAATACTATTTTAAAGAGGCAGGTTTACAACACCTTATTACGCCTGCAACAACCTTCTGAACCTCGGTAA
- a CDS encoding DUF1868 domain-containing protein: protein MDDNYQTYLNRLARLTLPEAYRSQAQHIQESSKFQPHSGLRQAASFPGYTLITPPAEEESQNSAFYAKLQTYQQELLQLPVNRNLIVPVPPASFHLTLADLIWDNAYLDAYEKNPNFDEELHSCLAEVFQQYQQLMTNRSHPIKWQMLGLILMPRAIAVCLVPQDERCYEEIIKFRRTIYQNPKLIALGIEQHYHFTAHVTLAYFGEVSSDLDRASFSTMLSELNEQWLFNLPEFSIDRIELRKFDNMTRYYREPDWPILDF, encoded by the coding sequence TTGGACGACAACTATCAAACTTACTTAAATCGGCTAGCACGACTGACGCTGCCAGAAGCCTACAGATCCCAAGCCCAGCATATTCAGGAATCTTCTAAATTTCAGCCACATTCTGGGCTGAGACAAGCAGCGTCCTTTCCTGGCTATACCCTAATTACCCCGCCAGCAGAAGAAGAATCACAAAACTCTGCTTTCTATGCCAAATTACAGACTTACCAACAGGAACTTTTACAGTTGCCTGTAAACCGTAATTTGATTGTACCTGTACCTCCTGCTAGCTTCCATCTGACTTTAGCGGATTTAATTTGGGACAATGCTTACCTTGACGCCTACGAAAAAAATCCCAACTTTGATGAGGAGTTACATTCTTGTTTGGCTGAAGTGTTTCAGCAATATCAACAATTGATGACAAATAGGAGTCATCCGATTAAATGGCAAATGCTGGGACTGATACTGATGCCAAGAGCGATAGCCGTTTGTTTAGTACCTCAAGATGAACGCTGCTACGAAGAAATTATTAAATTTCGTCGAACAATTTATCAAAATCCCAAGTTAATTGCCTTGGGTATTGAGCAGCATTATCATTTCACAGCCCATGTTACATTAGCCTATTTTGGGGAGGTTTCATCTGACTTAGACCGTGCAAGCTTCAGCACAATGCTTTCGGAATTGAATGAACAATGGCTGTTTAATTTGCCAGAATTTTCGATCGATCGCATCGAGTTGCGAAAGTTTGATAACATGACACGCTATTATCGTGAACCAGATTGGCCGATTTTAGATTTTTAA
- the pstS gene encoding phosphate ABC transporter substrate-binding protein PstS, with the protein MIFSTAILNRVVATSVVTTSIAVSPFFSAIAQAETLNGAGATFPAPLYERYAREVKKKYPDLKINYQAIGSGGGIRQVIAGTVDFGASDAAMKDDEIAQVKNGAILVPTAGGAVSVVYNLPGVNSLKLSRATLPAIYSGQITKWNDAKIKADNPGVNLPDQTIKFAVRADGSGTTFIFTNHLSATSGYFKGRVGANTAPKWNLPNVLKGKGNPGVAAIVARTPGSIGYVEYSYAVQNNLKSALIQNKKGEFVAPSLESANAALSTVNFPDNYRVFVGDPGQGYPIVGLTWIIVYKQYANASKADAIKKWINWVLKDGQQYNDDLNYTKIPSDVVNRVLQTVNSAVKP; encoded by the coding sequence ATGATTTTTTCGACCGCCATCTTGAATCGTGTCGTTGCTACTTCAGTGGTGACAACTTCTATTGCAGTGAGTCCATTTTTTAGTGCGATCGCACAAGCTGAAACCTTGAACGGTGCAGGAGCAACTTTTCCGGCTCCCCTTTACGAACGGTATGCTCGTGAAGTCAAGAAGAAATATCCAGACTTGAAAATTAACTACCAAGCAATTGGTAGCGGTGGCGGTATTCGTCAAGTCATTGCTGGAACCGTTGACTTTGGTGCTAGTGATGCTGCAATGAAAGATGATGAAATCGCTCAAGTCAAGAATGGTGCAATTTTAGTACCTACAGCAGGCGGTGCTGTTTCTGTTGTTTACAATCTTCCAGGCGTTAATAGTCTCAAATTATCCCGCGCTACACTACCAGCAATTTATTCAGGTCAAATTACCAAATGGAATGACGCAAAAATTAAAGCTGATAATCCAGGTGTGAATCTACCAGATCAAACAATTAAATTTGCTGTTCGCGCTGATGGTAGCGGTACAACTTTTATTTTCACTAACCACTTGAGTGCAACCAGTGGTTATTTTAAAGGCAGAGTTGGAGCTAACACTGCTCCAAAATGGAATCTACCAAACGTTCTCAAAGGTAAAGGTAATCCAGGCGTAGCTGCTATAGTAGCTCGCACTCCTGGTTCTATTGGTTATGTAGAATATAGCTACGCTGTCCAAAATAACCTGAAATCAGCATTGATACAAAATAAGAAAGGAGAATTTGTTGCTCCTTCTTTAGAATCTGCAAATGCGGCTTTATCAACTGTGAATTTTCCAGACAATTACCGTGTTTTCGTAGGAGATCCAGGACAAGGTTATCCCATCGTAGGACTCACCTGGATTATTGTTTACAAACAGTATGCTAATGCTTCTAAAGCTGATGCTATTAAAAAATGGATTAATTGGGTATTGAAAGATGGTCAACAATATAACGATGACCTCAATTACACCAAAATTCCATCTGATGTGGTAAATCGGGTACTTCAGACAGTAAATAGCGCTGTCAAGCCTTAA
- a CDS encoding RDD family protein, producing MRFFNRITFQTPESVELEFTLAGIGNRALALLIDYAILIVTLLGFLLTWTVFSTQLFNFFEGLITNARNLGIWLIAIFFLIAFAIYIGYFVFFETLWFGQTPGKRVAKIRVVRDDGRLIGLQQATLRALLRPFDETLFIGAFLIMFGSREKRLGDLAAGTIVIQAQTPTASATLTISEQAKTLHEQLVDIADLSPLMPDDFAVIREYLQRRGAMSFKARASLSLKLAEQVVAIINLEKLPETVTPDVFLEAIYLGYQKPEF from the coding sequence ATGCGCTTTTTTAATCGCATCACATTCCAGACTCCAGAAAGTGTAGAGTTGGAATTTACTTTAGCGGGAATCGGTAATCGAGCTTTGGCACTGCTGATTGACTATGCAATCTTGATTGTAACCTTGCTTGGATTTTTACTTACCTGGACTGTCTTTTCAACGCAACTCTTCAATTTTTTTGAAGGCTTAATTACGAATGCTCGGAATTTAGGAATTTGGTTAATAGCAATTTTCTTCCTGATTGCATTTGCAATTTACATCGGCTATTTTGTATTTTTTGAAACTTTATGGTTCGGGCAAACTCCTGGTAAACGGGTTGCTAAAATTCGTGTAGTTCGAGATGATGGTAGACTCATCGGGCTACAACAAGCAACACTACGCGCCTTACTAAGACCCTTTGATGAAACTTTGTTTATTGGCGCTTTTTTAATTATGTTCGGTAGCCGCGAAAAGCGCTTAGGTGATTTGGCTGCTGGCACAATTGTAATTCAAGCCCAAACACCCACTGCATCTGCAACATTGACAATTTCAGAACAGGCAAAAACACTCCATGAACAGTTAGTAGACATTGCCGATTTATCACCATTGATGCCAGATGATTTTGCAGTTATTCGTGAATATTTGCAGCGACGTGGTGCAATGTCATTCAAGGCAAGAGCTTCATTATCTCTAAAGTTAGCCGAACAAGTTGTAGCTATTATTAATTTAGAAAAATTGCCGGAAACTGTTACACCTGATGTTTTTTTAGAAGCAATTTATCTTGGTTATCAAAAACCAGAATTTTAG
- the holA gene encoding DNA polymerase III subunit delta has protein sequence MPMYVYWGEDDFAMEKAIAMLRDRVLDPQWTSFNYTAFSPDQADAAIQGLNQVMTPTFGAGGRLVWLINTTLCQHCPENVLTELGRSLPVIPENSFLLLTSRNKPDERLKSTKLLKQFATEFREFPLIPPWKTELLVQSVTQAAQTVGVKLTANTAQLLAESVGNDTRLLYNELEKLRLYAQGSNQPLDTDTITKLVRNTTQNSLQLAAAIRTGDTAKALTTLADLSNASEPGLRIVATLIGQFRTWLWVKIMIESGERNQQAIATAADIGNPKRLYFLQQEIRLLSVQQLISCLPLLLELEVSLKQGASETSTLQTKIIELCQVCRGN, from the coding sequence ATGCCAATGTATGTTTACTGGGGTGAAGATGATTTTGCGATGGAAAAGGCGATCGCTATGCTGCGCGATCGCGTCCTTGATCCCCAATGGACAAGCTTTAACTACACGGCATTCTCCCCCGATCAAGCTGATGCTGCTATCCAGGGGCTAAATCAGGTCATGACGCCTACTTTTGGGGCTGGTGGGCGCTTGGTATGGCTGATCAATACAACCTTGTGTCAGCACTGTCCAGAGAATGTGTTGACAGAATTGGGGCGATCGCTACCTGTGATTCCCGAAAACTCATTTTTATTGCTCACCAGTCGCAATAAGCCAGATGAACGCCTCAAATCTACAAAATTATTAAAACAGTTTGCGACCGAATTTCGAGAATTTCCCCTGATTCCTCCTTGGAAAACAGAATTACTGGTGCAATCTGTTACTCAAGCAGCCCAGACTGTGGGTGTAAAACTAACTGCCAATACTGCCCAACTGTTGGCAGAATCCGTAGGGAATGATACACGGCTTCTTTACAATGAGTTAGAGAAATTGCGGCTATATGCCCAAGGTAGTAATCAGCCTTTAGATACAGATACCATTACAAAGTTAGTAAGAAATACTACTCAAAATAGCTTACAATTAGCAGCAGCAATCAGAACAGGAGATACAGCTAAAGCTTTGACAACCTTAGCAGATTTGAGCAATGCTTCCGAGCCGGGATTACGGATAGTTGCCACGCTGATTGGACAATTTCGCACCTGGCTATGGGTGAAGATTATGATCGAAAGTGGTGAGCGCAATCAACAAGCGATCGCTACTGCCGCCGATATCGGTAATCCCAAACGGCTCTATTTCTTACAGCAAGAAATCAGATTGCTATCTGTGCAACAGTTAATCTCTTGCTTACCCTTACTACTGGAATTAGAAGTGAGCCTCAAGCAAGGAGCATCAGAAACATCAACACTCCAGACTAAAATAATCGAACTTTGTCAAGTATGCCGAGGAAATTGA
- a CDS encoding response regulator transcription factor: MEAKPQMFLVVEDHPEVAQNNCDFLRKFDPSAICVIANTPQEALQRLQIETPDLIVLDLQFVTPSGSQSAKSAFQLLELIFDAYSSLNILIYSSEPSWLIKLVKSINHHYGGFVVVNKMERRKAFLEGVESALNGELKLPRELRQELNLNEKELEILKLLCHDSLTDQAIAHRLYISLRAVQNHIQHLKVKLGIDEVEQKEINSRIALCMTAIQKKLLSF; the protein is encoded by the coding sequence ATGGAAGCCAAGCCACAGATGTTTCTCGTTGTAGAAGATCATCCAGAAGTAGCCCAAAATAACTGTGATTTCTTGAGAAAATTCGATCCCTCTGCTATTTGTGTCATCGCCAATACTCCCCAAGAAGCACTACAACGTTTACAAATAGAGACACCAGATTTAATTGTCCTCGATTTACAATTTGTTACACCCTCTGGCTCTCAGTCTGCTAAATCTGCTTTCCAACTATTAGAGTTAATTTTTGATGCTTATTCCTCTCTAAATATCCTGATTTATAGCAGTGAACCCAGTTGGCTGATCAAACTTGTTAAATCTATTAATCATCACTACGGCGGTTTTGTAGTAGTGAATAAAATGGAACGGCGCAAAGCTTTTTTAGAGGGGGTTGAAAGTGCGCTGAATGGAGAATTGAAACTGCCTAGAGAGTTACGTCAAGAATTGAATTTGAACGAGAAAGAGTTGGAAATTCTCAAACTCCTATGTCATGATTCCTTAACAGATCAAGCGATCGCTCATCGTCTTTACATATCGCTAAGGGCTGTTCAAAATCATATCCAACACCTCAAAGTCAAATTGGGTATCGATGAAGTTGAGCAAAAAGAGATCAATTCTCGTATTGCCCTTTGTATGACAGCAATTCAGAAAAAACTATTATCGTTCTGA